The stretch of DNA GCCCGAGCAGCTCCAGCGCGCCTGGGTGCTCCAGGCTCAAGTCGACGCCGAGCGGGGTGTCCTGGAGTGCCGCATGTGTCGAAGGCGCGGCCCCCTGGAGGAGGCGACGACGCTGTGGCGCAACGGTCTCCTCGTCTTCGCGCTGTGTGACAGGTGCGCGGCCAGCCACGACGTCGTCTTCTCCCCCACTCAGGCAGGAGTCGAAGTGCGCGCCAGGCGCCGCCGGCCCGTGGAGCTGGTGACGCAGGAGGTGCCCCGTGTGCACGGCCCCCGCTGACAGCCTCCTCCTCCTGCACGAGGCGCGGGTGGTGGCGGACACCCTCGCGGGGGACGTCCTCCGGCTGCCAGTGGCCAAGGCCCTGGACGTTGGCACCGCTGCGGGCATGGACCGTGCCGTGGCCCTGCTTGCAGCGCGCCTCCGTCGCGCCGTCGGGCGCACGGATGTGGACGCCACGCGGGAGGCGGTGGCCGTCCTCGACGTGGACTGGACGACGACGACGGCGGCCCAGCGCAGGCGCCTCGTCGCCCAGGCCCAGAAAGCCGCTGGCCGGCGGACAGCCGTCATCCCCTCTCGCATCCAGGCGCCCCTCGGTGACGCAGCCGAAGAGGTGGTGGCGTCCACCCGCAGCCACGTCCGACGCGAGCAGGGCCTCGCCCTCGCCGCCCGCTTCAACGCCGTCGACAGGCGCGTGGCCCTGCACATCGTCCGCACCCAGGGCAACTTCGTGCGGGACGAGTACAGGCGCCGGCTGGACGCCTTCGGCGAGGAGGCCCGGCGTCTCGTGGCCGAGGGGCTGGAGGCCGGCCTCGGGAGAAGCGACATCGCCGAGTCCTTGGAGAGGGCCGCGCGCGGCGCCCTCATCGAGCGGGCCCCCTTCTACTGGGAGGTGGTGGCAAGCCACTTCATCGGCCAGGGGCGCTCCTTCGCCCAGATGAGCAGCTACGCCGAGGCCGGCATCCGCCGCTACCGCATCGAAGCCGTCCTTGACGAGGCCACCACCCAGGTATGCCGCTTCCTCCATGGGAAGACATTCTCTGTGGGCGAGGCCCTCCAGCGCTTCGAGCGCGTCGAGTCGCTCGAGCGGCCGGAGGACGTGAAGCTGGAACTGCCCTGGGTAAGGGAGCGCCTCGACGCGGACACCGGGCGTGCCCTCCTCCACGTCAACCGAGGGGGCCAACAGACGCGCTTGGCTGAGGTGCTCCGCTCCGCCGCT from Myxococcus xanthus encodes:
- a CDS encoding head morphogenesis protein codes for the protein MCTAPADSLLLLHEARVVADTLAGDVLRLPVAKALDVGTAAGMDRAVALLAARLRRAVGRTDVDATREAVAVLDVDWTTTTAAQRRRLVAQAQKAAGRRTAVIPSRIQAPLGDAAEEVVASTRSHVRREQGLALAARFNAVDRRVALHIVRTQGNFVRDEYRRRLDAFGEEARRLVAEGLEAGLGRSDIAESLERAARGALIERAPFYWEVVASHFIGQGRSFAQMSSYAEAGIRRYRIEAVLDEATTQVCRFLHGKTFSVGEALQRFERVESLERPEDVKLELPWVRERLDADTGRALLHVNRGGQQTRLAEVLRSAAGTRDDVGEFRALASDRQLADAGVGFPPFHALCRTTTLGIS